Below is a genomic region from Neisseria zoodegmatis.
ACCGTCGGCAATATACATACCGCTGAAAGTAGCCACACTACCCGGAGCCCATACCGACCATTGCGTAGCCGCAACGGCCACCAATGAAGCCAGGCTTAGCAGATGCGTGATATAACGGTTTTCATCTTTCAGCCATAAATCAACCAATAAAACTATACCCAATGCCGAAAGCAAAACTATTTCAGGCATGGCGGGGATTAAATTCAAATCAGTCCAGTTCATTCACACACCTCAAATTTTGCTTTGCGCCACTTGTACAATCAAATCATTCGCAGCCTGATGGATGACCGCAATAAACGGTTCCGGCCACAGACCCATACCCAAAACCGCAAACGCCAGTACGGCCAAAATCACAAATTCACGGCAATTTACGTCTTGCATTTTTTGTACTTCAGGGTTTTTGATCTCACCGAAAATGACACGTTTATACATCCACAAAGTATAAGAAGCGCCATAAATCAGCGTAATCGCGGCCAAGGCACCAATCCAAAGGTTAACTTCGACTGCCCCCATGATCACCATGAATTCACCCACGAAACCTGAAGTCGCAGGCAACCCGGCATTAGCCATGCCAAACAGCATCATAAATGCTGCAAACTTAGGCATTACATTCACCACGCCACCGTAATCGGCAATATTGCGGCTGTGCAGGCGGTCATACATTACACCGATACACATAAACATGGCAGCAGATACGAAACCGTGGGAAATCATTTGGATAATCGCACCTTTCAGCGCCCAGTCGTTCAACTGGCCATACTCTGCGCCACTAAAAACACCGGCAAATGCAAATAAACCGAGCGTTACAAAACCCATATGGCTGATTGAAGAATAAGCAACCAATTTTTTCATATCGGTTTGTACCAAAGCCACCATACCGATATAAATCACTGCAATCAGGCTCAACACCACTATCGCCGGTGCAAAGTAGCGCGAAGCATCAGGCAAGATCGGCAGAATAAAACGCAAGAAACCGTACGCACCAACTTTCAAAGTAATGGCTGCAAGTACCATCGAACCACCGGTCGGCGCTTCAACGTGGGCATCAGGCAACCAAGTGTGCACAGGCCACATCGGTACTTTGACTGCAAATGAAAGGAAAAACGCAATGAAAAGTAACTGCTGCACGCCCAGCGGAATCTGCTTCAGGTTTTGGAAGTCCACGATAGAGAAACTGCCACCTGTTTGGTAAGAAAGATAAACCAAAGCAACCAACATCAGCAGCGAACCCATCAATGTATAGAGAAACAGCTTCACAGAAGCATATACGCGGCGCGGGCCACCCCACATACCGATAATCAGGTAAAGCGGAATCAGCATGCCTTCGAAGAACACATAAAACAGAATGGCATCTTGAGCAGCAAACGCACCATTAATCAGGCCAGACATAATTAAGAATGCAGCCATATATTGCGCAGCACGCTTTTGGATAACTTCCCAGCCTGCCAACACCACCATCAGGGTAATAAAAGCATTCAGGATAATAAACAGCACCGAAATGCCATCTACACCCAAAGCATAATTAATGTTGAGCGCAGGAATCCATTGGTGGAATTCTTGGAACTGGTAACCGCCGTTCAAACGGTCAAACCTTGCAAACAAAGGCAGTGTTACCAAGAATCCGGCCAGCGAACCGATCAATGCAAGCACACGAGCCAGCGGCGCACGGTTGTCCGAACCCGTAGCAAGCACCAGTACGCCGGCGACAATCGGTACCCATATTGCCAAGCTGAGTAGGTTGTTGAAAAACATAGTCATAGCCTGTGGTTTATCAAAATAAAAATTGTTGTTATCGGGTAAATCAGTTTTCAAAACGACCTGAAAAGAACATCAAAGCATCTGAAAACTGATTTAGCACTCTTTCGTTTGTTCAATTCTTCTCGCTTTCACATAGAAAGCGTTTGGTTGCTCTGTAAGCAAGCTTTTCAGACGGCCTTATTTAAACCATAACCCCCAGAAAAACGCTACCACCAATACCAGCACACCTGTCACCATAAAGGCTGCATATGTGTAGATGAAACCGGTTTGCATTTTGCGGACTTGAGCGGCAATAGCGCCAACCAGTTTGGCAGAACCGTTCACCAAACCATTATCAATAATGGCGGTATCGATGGCTTTCCAGAAGAAAGTGCCTAATGCACGGCTACCTTTGGCAAATACATTGAAATAAATCGTATCCAAATAGTATTTGTTATCAAGCAGTTTATAAACAGGGCTGAAAGCAGCCGCGATTTTTGCAGGTAAGTGAGGCGCTTTAACGTATAAAACGTAAGCTGCAACAACACCGGCAATCGCGAGATAAAGCACAGGCGTATGCAAGCTGTGTGAAACCATTGCCAACGGACCATGGAAGGCTTCTTTCATTTGCGCCATTACCGGATGCGCTTCATGGTTCACATAAATCACATCTTTAAAGAAATCGCCGTAGAGCATAGGTTCGATAGCGATATAACCGATGACCACCGACGGAATAGCCAACAAAATCAGAGGCAAAGTAACTACCCAAGGGCTTTCATGCGGATTATCGTTCTTACCTAAGCCGTGATGATGTTCTTCATCGTGGCCGTCTGAATGGTGATCGTGATGGATTTCACGCCATTTTTCTTTGCCATGGAACACCATGAAATATTGGCGGAACGCATAAAATGCAGTAACAAACACGCTGGCCAAAACAGCAAAATAAGCGAAACCACTACCCGGCAAGTCACTGAAATGTACAGCCTCAATAATCGAATCTTTAGAATAGAAACCGGAAAACAGAGGAGTACCAATCAGAGAGAGATTACCGATAAGCATGGTAATCCAAGTAATCGGCATGTATTTTTTCAGATTGCCCATATGACGCATATCTTGGTCATGGTGCATACCGATAATGGCACTACCGGCAGCCAAGAACAACAGAGCTTTAAAGAAAGCGTGCGTCATTACATGGAACATCGCAATCGAATAAGCTGACACACCCAAAGCCACAGTCATATAGCCTAACTGCGACAGAGTAGAATAAGCCACCACGCGCTTAATATCGTTTTGAATTGTGCCAAGAAAGCCCATAAACAGCGCAGTAATTGCACCAATTACCATAATCACAGAAAGTGCGGTTGTGGACAATTCATAAATCGGCGACATGCGCGATACCATAAACAAGCCGGCAGTTACCATTGTTGCCGCGTGAATCAATGCAGAAATCGGCGTAGGACCTTCCATTGAATCGGGCAGCCACACATGCAGCGGGAACTGGGCAGACTTACCCATTGCACCGACAAACAACAACAGACAGGTTACGGTAATCAAGTCCCAACCGAAAATCTGCATACCTACCACATTAGGCAGATAGGCAAATACATCAGCATAGCGCAGACTGCCACCGAAATAGGCCAATACCAAGCCGATGCCGAGAATAAAACCGAAGTCACCGACACGGTTTACCAGAAAGGCTTTCAAGTTGGCAAAAATTGCGCTTTCACGTTTGAAGTAAAAACCGATCAGTAAATACGACACCAAGCCCACAGCTTCCCAACCGAAGAACAGCTGGATGAAGTTATTACTCATTACCAGCATCAACATACTGAAAGTAAACAAAGAAATATAGCTGAAAAAGCGTTGGTAACCTGTTTTCTCATCGTGCATATAACCGATGGTATAGATATGCACCATTAACGATACCGATGTTACCACCACCATCATCATGGCAGTCAGTGTGTCGACTAAAAAGCCTACAGAGAAGTCAATGCCTCCCATGGTTAACCATGTGTAAACATTTTCGTCAAACTTTGCACGGGTTCCATTAATAAAACCCCACAATACATAGCCGGACAATACTGCTGATACTGCAACGCCGAGGATAGTGACAGTGTGTGCTCCTTTACGGCCGATTTGATTACCAAACAAACCGGCCAACAACGATCCGACCAAAGGAATCAGAGCAATCGCCAGATATAAGCTCATATCGTTCATTTTTCTTATTTCTCCCGATTAACCCTTCAAACTGTTCAAATCCGCTACATTAATCGTGTTGCGGTTACGGAATACCAATACCATAATCGCCAAACCGATGGCAGACTCGGCTGCTGCAACAGTTAGCACGAAGAACACGAAAATCTGCCCCGCGGTATCGCCAAGGTATTGTGAAAATGCGATAAAGTTAAAATTCACTGCCAACAGCATCAACTCGATCGACATCAACAATACCAACACGTTTTTGCGGTTCATAAAAATGCCCATCGCGCTAATACCGAACAACAGAGCGGCCAGCACCAAATAATGCGTAATCGTAATCATGCTTTGCCCTCCTCTGCTTGGCCGTCTGAATCGCTTTCAGGTTGTGACGGTTGCTGTACCACAGCTTCCATTTTTACCATACGCATACGACCTTCTTTGGCATTCACTTTCACTTGATCGGCAGGATTAATATATTTGGGGTTAACCGTTTTGCGGTGTACCAACGCAATCGCTGCCACCATGCCCAGCACCAACAGCACCGCAGCCAATTCGAACGGCAGCAAATAAGTGGTGTAAATTTGGCTGCCCAAATCGCGCACGTTGCTGTAATCGGCGGGAATATCTTTCATGGAGCCGAATGCGGCCAAATTGGTATCAGGTGCAATCAAAATCATAATTAACGCAACGGCCATCAGCACACCTACTGTGAAAGCCACCGGAGCATTACGCCAGAAACCGGCACGCATTTCTTCGATGTCGATGTTCAACATCATCACCACAAACAGGAACAGCACCATTACTGCGCCAACATATACCACTACTAAGGTAATGCCCAAAAATTCGGCCTGCATCAGCATCCACATCATTGCCGACATACAGAAAGTAAGCACCAAATACAAAGAAGCGTGCACCGGGTTTTTGGCGGTAACGGTTTTTACCGCACCAAATAGGATAATGGCCGCCAATATGTAGAACATAATCAGAGAAAAAGTCATGGTTCTGTTCCTTTAGCGGTAGGGTGCATCGGCAGCTTTGCGTTTGGCGATTTCGGCTTCGTATTTGTCGCCAATCGCCAGCAGCATGGGTTTGGTGTAGTGCAAATCACCGCGCTTCTCACCGTGGTATTCGAGAATATGGGTTTCCACAATGGCATCGGTCGGGCAGGCTTCTTCGCAAAAGCCGCAAAAAATGCACTTGGTCAAATCGATATCGTAACGGGTGGTACGGCGGCTGCCGTCTTCGCGTTGCTCCGATTCGATATTAATCGCCATTGCCGGGCAAACCGCTTCGCACAGTTTGCAGGCAATGCAGCGCTCTTCCCCGTTCGGATAGCGACGCTGGGCATGCAGGCCGCGGAAACGCACGGATTGCGGCGTTTTTTCTTCGGGGAACATAATGGTTTCTTTGCGGGCGAAAAAGTTTTTGAGCGTAACACCCATGCCTTTTACCAATTCGCCTAGCAGGAAGGTTTTGACTAAATTTGCCATAATTACACCCTACCCTATTGTTGCGGATAGCTTTCTTTTAATTAAAAATTTATCTTGGTTAATAAAAAACTGTTTATTAAACAAATCACTTCCATAATATTTCTTCAAAAATTTTTCTGCATAAAAATTCAACCGACTGCCGTCAAATGCTTCGTTCTATTCATCGTGCCAATTTCAATATTCTAATTGCACCTAAAATTACCCATGCAAATACAATGACACCAACAATCAAATCTGGATAGGGTGATTGCCACCATAATACCAAAGCACCTGCCACAATCACTCCCAAATTTACCAATACATCATTAGAAGTAAAAATCATACTAGCCTGCATATGTTCTTCTTGACTACCATTTTGGCGCAATAAATACAAACACACTACGTTAGCCATTAAAGCCAAACATGACACCCACATCATCATTTTAAAATCAGGTAACATCTCAAAATCCCAAAATCGTTTTAACACTTCTATAAGACCCATTACAGCTAAAGTTATCTGAAACCACCCAGCCCAATACGCAATATTTTTCTTATAAATCGTACTTTTACCCACAGCCAATAAAGCCATAAAATAAACTAAGCTGTCTGCCAACATGTCCAAACTATCTGCTATCAAACCTACTGAGTGTGACCACCACCCTGCAATACTTTCAATCAGAAAGAACACAAAATTAATGACTAACACCACATACAACAACTTTTTCTGTTGTTGCTCAACAGGAATCTCTACTGAATCAACCCGCGTGTGCTCAATACATTGAATGTCCCAACCCAATGTTTGTAGATGTTCTAAAACAGATTTACCACCATCTTCATGGTACACCGTTAAAGTTTTATTTGATAAATTAAACTGAAGTTTTTTAACTTCAACCACATCATCTAATTTCATGCGAATTAACTGCTCTTCACAAGAACAATCCATTTGTGCGATACGAAAAACAGTTTTTTGTAAAACCATATTTCCTCTCCACATGATAAATAACTAATCTATCAATACACAAAAGCACCTTCAGCTTTGTTATTTTGCAATCTTTTTCAATAGAAAAAAACACACTCTCTTGTCTCAAGATACTTATTACATACGATTAACGGTAAGCTTTCAAATTTCAATGTAATCTCATCAACTACGACCATAGGCTTAGGGGCGAAATCATCCACAAGCCGAGCAATACGATGCACACAAAAGTTACCGGAATCAGCACTTTCCAGCCCAAACGCATAATTTGGTCGTAACGGTAGCGCGGGAAAGTGGCACGAATCCACAAATAGCCGTAAAGGATAAAGGCCATTTTCAAGAACATCCAAAATGCGCTCGGCGTACCGATAATACCCCAGCTTTGCGGGAACGGAGACAGCCAACCGCCTAAGAACATGATAGCGGTAAGCGCACCGATCAGAATCATGAAAATATATTCGGCAAGGAAGAACAGGGCAAATGCAAAGCCCGAATACTCCACATGGAAACCGGCCACGATTTCCGACTCGCCTTCGGCAACGTCGAACGGTGCACGGTTGGTTTCGGCTACGGCGGAAATCAGATACACGATGAATACGGGGAACAAAGCAAACCAGTTCCAAGAGAAAATCGAACCGCCGGCAATGCCTTGGGCTTGGCTGGCAACAATTTCTTTGAAATTCATGCTACCCGAAACCATTACCACACATACCAATGCCGCACCCATGGCAATTTCGTAAGAAATGGTTTGGGCTGAAGAACGCATGGCACCTAAGAATGAATATTTGGAGTTGGAAGCCCAACCCGCAATAATCACACCATACACCGATAAAGAGGTAATCATCAGAATATACAGCAAACCCGCATCCACATTGGTCAGCAGCCATTCATCAGAAAACGGAATCACCGCCCAAGCTGCAAACGCAGGCATCAGCGACATCATCGGGCCGATATAAAACAACGCTTTATTCGACAGTTTGGGGCGGGTAACTTCTTTAAACAGCAACTTCAACACGTCGGCAAACGGCTGAATCAAACCAAACGGGCCGGTTACGTTCGGGCCGACGCGCAGCTGCATATAGCCGATTACCTTACGCTCGAAGTAGGTAAGATACGCCACCGTCAAAATCAACGGGATCAAGATAATCACGATTTTCAGCACAATCGAAACGATTAAGCCGATCTCATTACCCAACAAGGCTTGGAACCATTCCTGCATGATTAACCCCGCGTCAGTTCGATAGTGTTCATCAACGCACCCGACGCAGCATTTTCAGAATGCAGCGGCAGATACACAACATTTTCAGGCAAGCCCGCATCGGCGCTTACACGCACACCAACCGCAGCGCCGCCCTGCCCTGCCTGCACGGCCTCGCCGTCTTGCAAACCCAAAGCAGCCAAGGTGTTCGGATGAACACGGGCGGCTGGCACTTGTGCATGTGAAGTCGCTTGCAATGGAGCGGAGCGGCGCACAATCGCATCGGTATGGTAGATGCCCACACCGCCTACGCGCACCAAACCGGAGGCCGTCTGAACGGCTTCGCCTTGCCAAGTGCTGCGGTTGTTGAGTTTTTCAGGCAGGCTTTCTTTGTTTACCGCTTCTCTCAACACTTGCTCGCTGCTGTCGTATTCGAAGCCTTCCAGCTCGAACACATTGCCCAGCACACGCAAAACTTTCCACAACGGACGCGAATCAGCAAAGCCTTTTACCACACCGTGGAACGATTGCAGACGGCCTTCCATGCTGATAAAGCTACCTGAAGTTTCGGTAAACGGTGCAATAGGCAACATCACATCGCACACTTCGCGCAGAGTTTCGCTTTCAAACGGAGTAAACGCCATCACACTTTGGGCTTGCTTCAATGCAGCCACTGCTTTACCGCCGTTTGCCACATCAATTTCAGGCTCTACATTCAACAGCAATACGGCTTTTTTCGGTTGCGCCAACATTTCTTGAATGCTGTTGCCGCGGTTCACACCCAACACATCCGCACCCACGCTGTTGGCGGCTTGCGGCAGAACACCCAAAACCGCACCGGTGGCATCGGCCAATTCCTGAGCGGCAGCATAAACCGCCGCATAATCGGGGTGGTTTTGCACTTCGGCACCCAACACGATTGCCGCTTTTTCGGCATTTTTCAGGCTACCTGAAACAGCGTTTTCAAGGTCTTGCGCCATGTTTTTCAGACGGCCTGCCCATTCGTTCGGATGTACGGCTTCCTGTGCCAACAGAGGCATGTGCAATTCTTCTTTGCTGCTCGCCATGATGCTCAAAGCCATATAAGACTTGGCGGCACGGCGCAAACGGGCTGTCAGCAGCGGTTGTTCTTTGCGCAGATTCGCGCCTACAACCAGCACGGCATCGGCATTGCCCAAACTTTCAATGCTTTGGCCCAGCCATTGCGCACCTTTCAAGCTGCCCGCAAGGCGGCTGTCTTGCTGCATCAGGCGTGTGTCGAAATGCTTGATATTGAGGCCGTCTGAAAGTTTTTTGGCCAGATACAGCTCTTCAACGGTATTCATCGGGTTGGCCCAAATACCTACCGCATCTTGGCCGTCTTCTTTTTGAATGCAATCTAAGGTTTTACGCACATATTCGAGCGCGGTTTGCCAATCCACTTCATGCCATTGGCCGCCGTGTTTGATTTTCGGGGTTTTCAGACGGCTTTCGTGATACAGGCCTTCGTAGGCGAAGCGGTCGCGGTCGGAAATCCAGCATTCGTTCACGGCTTCGTTTTCCAACGGCAACACGCGGCGCACGGTGTGGTCTTTGGTTTGCACGATTAAGTTGCTGCCCAAAGCATCATGCGCGGAAATGGTTTTGCGGCGGCTCAATTCCCAAGAGCGGGCATCGTAGCGGAACGGTTTGCTGGTTAAGGCACCCACCGGACACAAATCAATTACGTTGCCGGACAATTCGGTTTCCACCGCTTTGCCGATAAACGGCATGATTTCGGAAAACTCACCGCGATTGGCCATAGCGATTTCCTGCAAACCGGCAATCTCTTCGGTAAAGCGCACACAGCGGGTGCAGTGGATACAGCGGCTCATTTCTTCCGCCGACACCAACGGCCCCATATCTTTGGGCACAACCGAGCGTTTTTCTTCTTGATAACGGCTCGACGATTTACCGTAACCCACGGCCAAATCCTGCAACTGACACTCACCGCCCTGGTCGCAAATCGGGCAATCCAGCGGGTGGTTGATGAGCAGAAATTCCATCACGCCTTCCTGAGCCTGCTTGGCCTTGGCGGAATGGGTATGCACCACCATGCCGTCTGTTACCGGCGTGGCACAGGCAGGCAGGGGTTTGGGGGCTTTTTCCACCTCCACCAAGCACATGCGGCAGTTGGCGGCAATGGATAATTTTTTGTGGTAGCAGAAATGCGGGATATAAGTGCCCAGCTCGTGCGCCGCTTCCATTACGGTCGCACCCTGCTTGACTGCAATCTGTTTACCGTCGATTTCAATTTGTAACATGGTGTGTTTCCTAGTTACGGTTTTATTAAAAATTTAAATGAGGCCGTCTGAAATACTGTTTTTTTATTTGTTGTATACGTTTACCAAGTTTTCAGACAGGCATTTTATTTTTGACTGTGTTTCAGGTAGCCTGTTTTTCAATTCCGACTTCATTAATTAGTTTTTTAAAGCTTCAAGGCAAATTCTGCCTGATTGAAAGGGAATCAATCATGTAAGTAGATTGGGTTTTAAACCCAATGTTTCAGACGGCCTGATATTTGTGTTGGGTTTTACAACCCAACCTACTCTTACTGGAATTAATAACCCAACCTTCTCTTACATATTAGTAAGATTGATAAATTTGATTACTCCCGTTTTTAGCGACCAATAACACATCATAAGGATGCTTCCGATTTTGATACATTTCTCCATCCATACCAGGAGAACCCAACGGCATACCAGGTGTTGCCAAACCCAAAGCCTCTGGTTTTTCTTTGAGCAAACGGCGAATATCCGTTGCAGGTGTATGTCCTTCTATAACATAACCATCTACTTTGGCTGTATGGCACGCCCCATATTTTTGCGGCATCCCTAACTCATCTCTCGCTTCACGATTACCAGTATTGTGTACAACCACTTGGAAGCCGTTATCCTCCATATGCTTAACCCATTCAGTACAACAACCGCAATTGGGATCCTTCCACACCTCCACTTTATGTTGATGTGAAAGCAAATCCTTATCCGCCAAATCTGCGTAATCCATTTGTTGCCGATGATTAGACTCGGACACCAAGCCAAATACCACTGCTGAAACAGCAACAGATACAGTAAAAACCCAAGCTGTTTGCTTAGAAAAGAATTTTATTTTTTTCACAATCTCATCCTCAAATTAAAATTTAAGCAGCCAATTAGACCAATTCGAGAGAAATATTTTGACTATAATCAACCAACATTTTCACATTGAAGTTTTATAAAAACCAAACTGAATCAATCAATGAAAAAAAACCAACCTTATTATTGAAAAGGCACTACTTTCCAACCAGCCGGCTTTTACTAACACCACTTATGCTCTTTAGCCGGTTTGCCATGCTCGATATAGTGTTCAAATTCATGGCGGAAATGCTTGGTAAAGCTGCGCACGGGGAATACGGCGGCATCGGCCAAGGCGCAGATGGTGCGGCCGGCCATATTGTTGCCGACCGAATCGAGCAAGTCCAAATCTTCGGGGCGGCCTTTGCCTTCGGCAATGCGGTGCACCACGCGGTATAACCAGCCGGTACCCTCGCGGCAGGGAGTGCATTGGCCGCAGGATTCTTCGTGGTAGAAGTAGCTCAAGCGTTCGAGGGCTTTGACCATGCACACGTCTTCGTCCATCACGATAATCGCGCCCGAACCGAGCATGGAACCTGCTTTGGCGATGGAATCGTAATCCATGTTCAAGGTCATCATTACTTCGCCGGGCAATACGGGCGCAGACGAACCGCCGGGGATCACGGCTTTGAGTTTTTTGCCGTCTTTCATGCCGCCGGCCATTTCCAGCAGTTTGGCAAACGGCGTACCTAACGGCACTTCGTAGTTGCCGGGGCGTTCAACGTGGCCGGAAATGGAAAACAGTTTGGTGCCGCCTGCGTTTTCGATGCCTTTGTCGGCAAAGGTTTGTCCGCCGTCACGGATAATGAACGGCACCGAAGCAAAAGTTTCGGTGTTGTTGATGGTGGTGGGTTTTCCGTACAGGCCGTATGAAGCGGGGAACGGCGGTTTGAAGCGCGGTTGGCCTTTTTTGCCTTCGAGCGATTCCAGCAAGGCGGTTTCTTCGCCGCAGATATATGCGCCGTAACCGTGGGCGGCAAACAGCTCGAAGCTGAAATCCGTTCCCATGATGTTTTTACCCAAGAAACCGGCTTGGCGGGCTTCGGCCAGGGCTTCTTCAAAACGCTGGTAACCTTCGAAGATTTCGCCGTGGATATAGTTGTAGCCTGCTTCCGCGCCCATTGCGTATCCGGCAATGATCATGCCCTCGATCAACGCATGGGGGTTGAAGTTGATGATGTCGCGGTCTTTGAATGTGCCGGGTTCGCCTTCGTCGGTGTTGCAGACGACGTATTTCGCACCGGGAAAGGAACGGGGCATAAAGCTCCATTTCAAACCGGTGGGGAAGCCCGCACCGCCGCGCCCGCGCAAGCCCGAAGTTTTAACTTCGGCAATCACGTCGTCTTGCGACATGTTTTCAGTCAGGATTTTACGCAGCGCTTGGTAGCCGCCGCGCGCTTGGTATGCTTCCAAGTGCCAACAGTCGGGATTGCGGGTATCGACGTTTTCAAAAATCACGCCTGATTGGAAAATAGCCATTTGCTTAGCCCTAATCGGTTAATCTTCTTCAATCTTTTGTTTTGCCGCCCAACCGCCTGATGCGGTTATGCGCTGATATTTTTTACATGCCTGTCTGAAGGGTTTTCAGACGGCTTTTCAGGTAGCCTTGTTGAGGCCG
It encodes:
- a CDS encoding DUF411 domain-containing protein, which codes for MKKIKFFSKQTAWVFTVSVAVSAVVFGLVSESNHRQQMDYADLADKDLLSHQHKVEVWKDPNCGCCTEWVKHMEDNGFQVVVHNTGNREARDELGMPQKYGACHTAKVDGYVIEGHTPATDIRRLLKEKPEALGLATPGMPLGSPGMDGEMYQNRKHPYDVLLVAKNGSNQIYQSY
- the nuoF gene encoding NADH-quinone oxidoreductase subunit NuoF; the encoded protein is MAIFQSGVIFENVDTRNPDCWHLEAYQARGGYQALRKILTENMSQDDVIAEVKTSGLRGRGGAGFPTGLKWSFMPRSFPGAKYVVCNTDEGEPGTFKDRDIINFNPHALIEGMIIAGYAMGAEAGYNYIHGEIFEGYQRFEEALAEARQAGFLGKNIMGTDFSFELFAAHGYGAYICGEETALLESLEGKKGQPRFKPPFPASYGLYGKPTTINNTETFASVPFIIRDGGQTFADKGIENAGGTKLFSISGHVERPGNYEVPLGTPFAKLLEMAGGMKDGKKLKAVIPGGSSAPVLPGEVMMTLNMDYDSIAKAGSMLGSGAIIVMDEDVCMVKALERLSYFYHEESCGQCTPCREGTGWLYRVVHRIAEGKGRPEDLDLLDSVGNNMAGRTICALADAAVFPVRSFTKHFRHEFEHYIEHGKPAKEHKWC